The Pseudochaenichthys georgianus chromosome 20, fPseGeo1.2, whole genome shotgun sequence genomic interval gaaagtcctgcattcaaatgtTACTTTGATAAAAAGAAGAAAGGGTTATCAgccaaatgtatttaaagtataAAAGGTCAAAGTAATCATtgtgcagacaaatgtcctttaTGTATATCATTATAATTGTTAATTTCTGGATAATATTGTTGCATCAAGAAGCATTTTGCTGTTGCAGACAAACAAAGTTCTGATTGCCTTTTTGTAACATATGAACTCTTTTGTGACTCAAAGAGTTAGTCCACTAGTTAGATTTTGAGAGATGCATTTTGTAGCTCAAGctgttaaatacatgttgtgtcGTGAAATCACATTATTTGTACCCGATaacctgtttcaaaagtgcaatACTTAATGGTTGCATTCTCGTATTAAAATCTGTCTAAAAGTTTATGTAAAATTCAatctgtaaaataaaaatactccAGAGTTTCTTAGACATCCCTCAtctccctctatttcagccccgTTAGAGAATAGCTGATCTGGGTCCTGAGCTTAAGctaatgcctgctcagaattccagcgtccctagcaaccaccttggtaacaatgaaaacgttgaaaagacacaatttcttgaagtaatcttcgtaataaccagtgttgggaaagttcactttctacatgaactagttcacagttcacacattttaaaatgaactagttcagttcatagttcataattcaaaatgttgaactaaagttcatggtttcaaaaatgaactaatttatagttcatagttcttttttcaatacgttgctgcgagctattatttgtctcctgtacgatgttaatgggccatttcaatgtttacaatatcctcagagggccgtacaagttattgacctctgcttaaaaaaactaaaatcacagcccattcatttcattctgtgcaaagaaaaagcaacctctgaatccagatatctcaccatgactcgcgtatgcatgcacgggtgtggcgtgaccaccaacacagaaagatatggacacaagatgtgtgcaaatgtatttagtttcctatccatgtgaacatgatttaagtggggggggggctaacctcctctaggggggtccggggggcatgctcccctgggaagatttgttgcactttgagagcaacattaggagatatatggacacatctctcaacacccaaacacaactgtaagcagattttcttttaatttatggatatttgacaaatcactcccctttcaaactgtattcttctttattaataactgtcatatagtattttatacctgtttactttattctcttattttttttataactataatgatcctataaagatgtgcctttacctcactggttgtagacaaagcttcttatattcgttagcatagctagctaaccagatgctaatgataacaacacagttattgactgtctgatcagtgtgacagatgagcagatcgccactgggctttcaactaaagacacagacacgcagaaactgcggcatgtgtatggacttatcggtactgccatttctgaagtgctggagcggcgttctggtgctctccgtcagaactgcacccctgtcagtcgagacatataccacgtgatgacacgttaggctcgtgttgtgttcaaggaccctgaccttggccaggaaaaacaggcactcgcttgtttaatttttttgcggtctagatttctttcatttttttattttttgcgtgtgtttataaattacctcgagggccgtaccaaattgtctcgcgggccgtatacgaccggaggccggaggttccccacccctgccgtagagtctcactctgagcgagtgctgctgcagctgctctcggcttcgtccatactaattcattcattcattcaatgctcgccggttccgcggttccgcattgtttgttgtgaggagtctgatatatttagtatatttatattttagtgcgacagccaggggtgacaggcgcgtacgcgtcacaggcagcttgctgttgccagattgggtggttttccgcattattttgaagcctagttttaactgggttttcggctgaaaggcatatgaaatctggcacacttttgaacgccgttataatacagtgctgagaatgaacgcacttttgaacgccgttatacagcgctgagaatgaacgcgttcttaattacgttcatctagcggaaatacagtacgttcagttcacgttcgcccaaaatatgaacgcgttcatgaacgatcgttcatgaacgatcgttcattgaacgcgttcaggtacatcactggtaataactagcaaactaaagatcatgtacatccactgcacacataatctgaaataacaactcatatttctcgcatcaaatgacatcaaaaggcattttaatcgccaaactaaccttaaaataggcattttccaccgagaataaacgaagttcggccatgttttttttttctgcagggagaaatgtgaagatcacgtgacatagacgccagccattggaatgaatggtgaaaaaaaacgtagggatcttacaatttcagaggcgtttttgtagaaatactacgtcctacgttgtggaccaacttagttattacacgtttttttatgagactgggttggatttcCCCTACATGGATCCATAAAGCTCTATCTCAGTTCCCCCAAATGATTGAAATCACAGACGACACATGGCACTTGAAAACATTTCattgtctttttaaaaaaacatctttttttttacaattgctCCCTTTGGAGAAGCACAGGCATGACTGTGTTACAGCTGTAGTAATGCACACATGGATCACATGGAATATAGGTGTGTTGGAGGtcagaggggtgtgtgtgtgtgtgtgtgtgtgtgtgtgtgtgtgtgtgcacgcgctCCACAGCAGGACACACACTCTCAGCTCCAGTCTGGACTTGAACCTCGAGTAAAGCATCGGGCGGAGCTTCACTTCACCTTCGGAGGCGTGTAGTGGATTCTGCACCTCTCACTGAAAACCTGAACACAGGGAGTCAGGAACGTCAGATAAGGACACCGCAGTGGAGTGTGATTATGGGATGTTCTGATTATTGTGAGCTTACCTTCAGACTTCTGTCATTGACAACCTCTTCAACGTTCAGCTCTGATTGCATCAGCTTTAACTGGAGACAAGGGAGGAAAAGGACGTTACTAAATGAAGGTCAGCGCAGATTCATTCACAAGTCTCTctctcgtccaatcagtgattAGATCAGCGTTCACTCTCTTAGCCAATCATAGCGCTGCTGTTTAAATCTGCTCTCTTCTCATTTCAAACTGTTGTATATATGGCAAAGCAATACATATGATAATAGTACCCTCAAAACAAAGTCTCTCCTGATTAAAATGTATTAGTTTCACACAAAGTACGATGATCAACTTTTATCaattatatattacatttttttgcctACAAATTAGTTTACATAACgagtccacacacacatctattAAAACTGTATCCAGAAGTTTGTTACGGAAGGTAGTAATATCCCGTTTTCCTTTTAACTCCTTTCTTCTGAAGAAATAGTCCCTAAATCTGTCCACAGTGACTTTAGAAGATTACCCTGACCAACTGGGACATGTTTCCGTAGATTATAGTAAattaaatatacaaataaattgaGAAAATGTTCGTTTTTGGTGATTTGGGTGAAGCGCCACTGAGGGAGACTCCTCCTGCTGCAGATGTCTCTCCCAGCTGCTGGTGTTTGGAGCCCTCTAGCGTCAGGAACAGGACTCACTTTGGTCTGCTCCTTCCTGAGCTGTCTGAGGAGCACCAGGTTGTCGCTGTCTttcgctctctcttctcgcAGTTGTCCCATCACCTCAGATGTTTGGGCGATACAGGATTTGATAGCTTTATCTCTGGTCAGATGGGCCTCCATCATCTGTGGAACACATGATATAAATAGTTGATCATCAGTGTGATGTGAAAAAGCTACGAGGTTTGGTTGTAGTCATGGCTACCACTCACAGTTTCATAGAGCTGTTTGCATGTTTCTGAAGCGTCCACTTTGCCTGAGAAGGACACTGTGGGCACGGTGGTGTTCAGGGAGTGCACGATGCGGTCGTCTATGTTTCGCATCACCCTCAGCACCTCCTGAGAAATCAAATCATGTTTTATTTAtcgagcacatttaaaaacgattttcggtcgagccaaagtgctgtacacgcAATAAAAACACTACAATAgcaaacagaagacaataagttacaacagcaaatataaaaaacaaaacgcagGGAAATGTCGCcagtcgtgctccgctctgacgagaaggccagggagaagaagtgagtcTTCAGTGAGGATTTAAAACCCCCTAGGGTCTGGAGTGTTTTGAGAAACACACAGCGGGGGAGGAGACAGAGTCAACAAATGACCTTCAAGGCAAGGAATTCAAGGTCACAACAATGGTTTGCTGTGGTTTTAGTTATCAGAGCATAGTCTGATTCCTACAAACTAACTAAACTACATACACAATCTGGCGAATAGTCGTCCAAGCGTATTTTTGTGCAGTGTACTTCAGATTAAATATCAGAATAGGAACTGATGACTGTTTCGCAATTGGTTAATAGTTCTATTAAAAGCTGCAGCTAATGATTATGTAAATAAACAAGAGAAAATGTCCATCCAAGGTGCACACAATCCAAATGGATGCCATTAAACGTATCGGTCAAAAACCCAAACATGTTCAGGTTAATATAACGCACACCTCAAACAGGATTcacacagaaacactgaaaGATATGGATCTCGGTGAACCCTACAGAGAAGTTAAACAACAGTGTTTCAACCCTGTGCTCAGCCTGCACCCAAACATGTTGCAGCTTAAGAGCCCAACACGCAGGCCAGTTGAGATGGATGTTTGAGGCGCCACAAATGACGGGTTAAGGACATTTGGGTTGGGTAAGTTATCTAAACCCGTGACAGAGATTTTAAACCACATGCTGTTTGTTTTCAGTGATCAACTGTGGCTCCTTGAACTCTTCCCGGAGCAAACAGTGTTCCTCGTGCTCTCTCTGAACACTAcgcataattataatcaaacgCGGGTATGATGTACATCGTTCCCGTGTCTTGTTAAGTTAACTCGTAAGTATTAATGCTGTGTTTATTTACCTGAAACATTGAGAAGTCCTCACAGTTTAAAGTTCTAGCGGGCGCAGCCATGTTGGACTGCAGGgtcctgaacacacacagcgCGTGAGGACTGTTCAAAGCAGTGCCTGAAtaaaaaaatcaaatcaaattagataaatattatttaaattagttatcaacagaataatacacAATAACAATAATACTTCAATTGTAATGGAAACAtttttttgtatatttaaaaGCAATTTTAAGCGAGGGAAATGTGTATTTTCTAAGagcttttaatgtttttttgtagttttttttaaagaaatgttgGATAACTAAACATTGGATGAATAAAGTAGATATataagtctgtctgtctgtttgtctgaAACAGTTATATAACTTGTGACCACATTTCCCCCATCGATTCCCCCTACTTTGACCTAAACTCACTCATATATTATGATGCCTTCACATAATTAAACAATAACCCTAtacaaggtggggtaggtaattcacttcagaaacacttttttgttatattccatggaatgcttttaacatcccgatagcaatgaatacattaaacgctttgacaataaatatatacaaacatttcatctgtggaagtcgtagcgctgtaaaaagctagTCCAATCATCTGCCAGATCAgatgattggatggcctacctgcctgtcagcgtTCGTGtgagttggaggaggggctctgtgaggaagtctgaaggaaagggcagatttttttcggatgtgtactttcaaattctagcgcactcgagctggtttctccattcttacctaccctacctttgaGATATAATTCAACCCACTAAAGTTAATCAATATTCCATTGGGGGACATGTTTTAATTAAagatctgtttttttttttagatcagGCAAACAGCATAGCCGCTCATTTTATGTGATGGGTCCTTCTGGTGGTAGCGGGGAGTGACTTTCAGCAGCTGACGGAGGACTGCTCTCTAATGGCTTCAGAGACACACTGCTCCTACTTTACTTGTTTTACGAACAAAACACAAGATGAATTTCGTCAGAACTCGCCTCTCTCTTGGCAACCTCATTGGTTCGTATCTTTAACCTTCATTTACGTGTTGTTTTTCATGTGTTTACCTGGCTGTAAAGTGTGCC includes:
- the LOC117465947 gene encoding protein MIX23 isoform X1; this translates as MKCTALNSPHALCVFRTLQSNMAAPARTLNCEDFSMFQEVLRVMRNIDDRIVHSLNTTVPTVSFSGKVDASETCKQLYETMMEAHLTRDKAIKSCIAQTSEVMGQLREERAKDSDNLVLLRQLRKEQTKLKLMQSELNVEEVVNDRSLKVFSERCRIHYTPPKVK
- the LOC117465947 gene encoding protein MIX23 isoform X2, translated to MAAPARTLNCEDFSMFQEVLRVMRNIDDRIVHSLNTTVPTVSFSGKVDASETCKQLYETMMEAHLTRDKAIKSCIAQTSEVMGQLREERAKDSDNLVLLRQLRKEQTKLKLMQSELNVEEVVNDRSLKVFSERCRIHYTPPKVK